AGAACCGGTGCCGCTTCGTGGTTGAGATCATCGACGCTCTGGTCCATGAAGTCGGTGCGAATCGGGTTGGCATTAGGCTTTCCCCTTTCGCGGATTACATGGACTGTGCGGATTCCGACCCCTCGGCACTCGGCGACTACATGGTGCGGCAGCTCAACAAGCATGAGGGGTTTCTCTATTGCCACTTGGTAGAGCCTCGGATGTCCATCGTCGATGACCGTAGGCAGATTCCGCATAGACTCCTACCATTCAGGACGGTGTTCAATGGCGCCTTCATCGTCGTTGGTGGTTATGACAGGGAGGAAGGAAACAAGGTGGTTGCCGAGGGCTACGCGGACCTCGTCGCATACGGAAGGCACTTCTTGGCCAATCCGGACCTAGCTAAGAGGTTTGAGTTAGATGCGACCCTGAACAAGTATGATCGCTCCACCTTTTACACACAAGACCCTGTCATTGGCTATACAGACTATCCTTTTCTTAGCGACGACAGCAAAGACTTACCTGCTCAAGATTAATTGTATGGATGATCGGTTTAATCACAGCTGGTGCACGAGATCGATACTACTCTATCCATTACAAAATATATGTAAGGTGCATTGTTTTTGTTTTAAGTTATTTTTTttaatgtttgaccaaatttataaaaaGTACAATAAACACTATAAAGACATTGCAAATGTGACTATAGTTGTTCAGGGTGGAATTTGATGTTGCAAATGTCAAAATTAAAGAAGTTTTACTtattctttctattcttttttaaAAGAGTTCTGTATTGCTGTTTAGATTGCAGCAGTGAGATACAAATACAATTGCAGTGGAGTTGTATCTGTTAGCATATTAAGAGTTGTAGAGTTATAGTCTCTTTATTTCCCATCTCTTTGTATTCCCTTGTACTCTCTATATAAACCCACATGAGATTAGTGGAAAGTGAGTTGAGTTATTCCTCCAATTATTCTCCAATTTTTGCCGAGCTTCCCTGCTCCTCTACCTTCATCTAACCTTGACTTCCTGTCAGAGTTTGACTATGTGTCTAGCCCTGTTCCTTCACCCATTGTTGCAGGTACTGGTGTTGCAGGTACTGGAGTCCCAGGACCTGGTGTGGCCGGCTCTGGATTACCTCCCGCTGCACCCGATGCCTCTCGGGTTGTTGCCAGCGGGAACTTGGGCCACCCTGCTGGATCTTTAGAGGGTGCTGGAGGAGGTTCTTCGGCCGGTGCTGGACCTCGGTCGCCCTCAGTAGCGTCCTCTGGGTCGCCCCCAGCAATGGCATCCAGCGCCGCCAGCGCTCGTGGTGGCGTTGTACCCTCGCCTGGTGCTTGTGCCTGCGTCTGGCTCTCTTCCACAGGGTGCCATTCGAATAACACCTGCTGCAAATGATCATGTCATGGTTACTCAAGGCGAGCAAGGTTTTCGACAGCCCAGGACACCTATGAATCTGCAGGCCACTATTTTGTCTTCTATTCCGAAGACCTACCGTGGTGCTTTGGCCGATCCAAACTGGTGCGATGCTATGCAAGAGGAATTCACAGCCCTCCAAGCAAATCATACATGGGATCTtgttcctcctcctcctggcaCTAATATTATTACAGGCAAGTGGGTCTATAGGCACATATTGCATCCGGATGGCACACTGACTGTTACAAAGCTTGTTGGGTACTTCGAGGCCTTACACAGCGTCCTGGCATTGATTTTGGTGAGGCATTCAGTCCTGTTGTGAAGCCCGCCACTATCCACACAGTTTTTTCTCTAGCAGTCTCTCACAACTGGGCGGTCCACCAGTTAGATGTCAAGAATGCTTTTCTTTACGGCATTTTGGAAGAAACAGCTTACTGTGCACAACCGTCTGGGTTCATTGATTCTTCCAAGCCTGACCATGTGTGCCGTCTTAATAGGTCACTCTATGGTTTAAAACAGGCACCCCGAGCTTGGTACAACAGGTTTGCTTCCTTTATATATACGTTCTATTGGATTTCTGGGAGCAAAATCGGATACCTCTCTCTTTATTCTTCGGCGCGGTTCCGACATGGCATACTTGCTTCTTTATGTTGACGATATTATATTGACGGCCTCTTTTGGAGATCTCCTATGTAGCATTGTGGCTTCTCTTACAGCGGAATTCTCCATGAAGGATCTCAGGCTTTTGCATCATTTTCTTGGGACGACTGTCTCCAGGAGTTCCACTGATATGTTTCTCTCCCAGTGGCACTATATCCTTGAACTCTTGGAACGTGCTGGTATGACTGGATGCAAACCTTGTTCCACCCCGATTGACACTAATGCCAAGCTCTCCGCTGATGGACCTCCTGTTGCCAACGTCACTG
The nucleotide sequence above comes from Miscanthus floridulus cultivar M001 chromosome 18, ASM1932011v1, whole genome shotgun sequence. Encoded proteins:
- the LOC136523697 gene encoding uncharacterized mitochondrial protein AtMg00810-like; this encodes MAYLLLYVDDIILTASFGDLLCSIVASLTAEFSMKDLRLLHHFLGTTVSRSSTDMFLSQWHYILELLERAGMTGCKPCSTPIDTNAKLSADGPPVANVTDYWALAAALQYLTFTRPDISYAVQQICLYMHDPREPHLALIKRVLRYIKGTLDYGLQLLRSSTCDLVAYSDAD